From Algoriphagus sp. NG3, the proteins below share one genomic window:
- a CDS encoding DUF2752 domain-containing protein, which produces MKVITQGFSKLPLELIFWIVSLVAVLFLDPHGDSHLSLCPLSQLGIEWCPGCGLGRSMSLLARGEFQASWSMHPLASLAYVVIIARIWQLIKNLKTTHNYG; this is translated from the coding sequence ATGAAGGTAATAACCCAAGGATTTTCAAAACTGCCCCTGGAGCTGATCTTTTGGATCGTGAGCTTGGTTGCAGTACTCTTCCTGGATCCTCATGGTGACAGTCATTTAAGTCTCTGTCCTTTGAGCCAGTTAGGGATAGAATGGTGTCCTGGATGTGGGCTGGGCAGGTCTATGAGTCTGCTTGCAAGGGGAGAGTTTCAAGCTTCCTGGAGCATGCATCCCCTGGCCTCACTTGCCTATGTGGTTATTATCGCTCGGATCTGGCAACTTATTAAAAATTTAAAAACAACACACAATTATGGCTAA
- a CDS encoding TM2 domain-containing protein: MANVLRHLPELEGMELGYIQGLMKNMDEDQASLFAQVYRARRKDAQMILILTLIGFFGFAGLHRFILGQVGLGILYILTFGLCFIGTIVDLVNYKSLAYEFNIKVAHETMNMLNANYPGDATNPTV; encoded by the coding sequence ATGGCTAATGTATTAAGACATCTTCCTGAATTGGAAGGAATGGAACTGGGCTACATCCAGGGTTTGATGAAAAACATGGATGAGGATCAAGCCTCACTTTTCGCACAGGTTTACCGTGCCAGAAGAAAAGACGCCCAGATGATATTGATTTTGACACTTATTGGGTTCTTCGGGTTTGCAGGTTTGCACCGCTTTATCCTGGGACAAGTGGGATTAGGGATTCTCTATATATTGACTTTCGGATTATGTTTTATTGGGACTATCGTCGATTTGGTCAATTACAAGAGCCTTGCCTATGAGTTTAACATCAAAGTGGCTCACGAGACCATGAACATGCTGAACGCAAATTATCCGGGTGATGCCACGAACCCTACTGTATAA
- a CDS encoding GNAT family N-acetyltransferase — protein sequence MNTQIKNFEQLSTQELYAIIRLRNEIFVIEQNCLYQDADNKDLAAYHVMIKSEDALLAYARVLPPGISYPEVSIGRVACDKNSRGKGLGQKIMEQSLSFIKSEFGSCTIRIGAQTYLNDFYKSLGFENEGRPYLEDGIEHIEMLKRI from the coding sequence TTGAATACCCAGATAAAAAACTTCGAACAACTAAGTACCCAAGAACTGTATGCCATAATAAGGCTTAGGAATGAGATCTTTGTGATAGAGCAAAATTGCCTGTATCAGGATGCCGATAACAAGGATCTGGCAGCTTATCATGTCATGATCAAGTCTGAGGACGCTTTATTAGCCTACGCCAGAGTATTGCCCCCCGGTATCTCGTATCCAGAGGTTTCTATAGGGCGTGTAGCATGTGATAAGAATTCGCGAGGGAAGGGATTAGGGCAAAAGATCATGGAGCAATCACTTTCCTTTATAAAATCGGAATTTGGTTCTTGCACCATCAGAATAGGAGCACAGACCTACCTCAATGATTTCTACAAGTCCCTTGGATTTGAAAATGAAGGTAGGCCATATCTGGAAGATGGTATAGAGCATATAGAAATGCTGAAGCGAATCTAG
- a CDS encoding HEAT repeat domain-containing protein has protein sequence MDEEIQGLIKRMSDPNEKEAFYFADKLGAKLDENSLAEVSSLVRGDNWEVAYLACRALSKSSFNEQSLDVIFEAIYDKKNRPHQGAFVQILEEFDLSLRFVDIFRVYLFGNFKAQTLAKMYLDEVEFDMTPRTLRKVEKHWNHYLHNPEDEGSVELKKQEVEPILKELKELFLEE, from the coding sequence ATGGACGAGGAAATCCAAGGCTTGATCAAGCGCATGAGTGATCCAAATGAAAAGGAGGCTTTTTATTTTGCAGATAAATTGGGTGCAAAACTGGATGAAAACTCTCTAGCTGAGGTAAGCAGCTTGGTAAGAGGGGACAATTGGGAGGTTGCATATTTGGCTTGCAGAGCGCTTTCTAAATCAAGCTTTAATGAGCAATCCCTGGATGTTATTTTTGAAGCTATTTATGACAAAAAAAACAGGCCCCACCAGGGTGCTTTTGTTCAGATTTTGGAGGAATTTGACCTAAGCCTGCGGTTTGTGGATATTTTTAGAGTCTATTTATTCGGCAACTTCAAAGCACAGACACTAGCTAAAATGTATCTGGATGAAGTGGAGTTTGACATGACTCCCAGAACGCTGCGAAAAGTGGAGAAACACTGGAACCATTACTTGCACAATCCGGAAGATGAAGGCAGTGTGGAATTGAAAAAACAAGAAGTAGAACCCATTTTAAAAGAACTCAAGGAATTATTTTTGGAGGAGTAA
- the hrpB gene encoding ATP-dependent helicase HrpB: MLQNFDPTSFDLPVAEIIPQVKSQLTAANSLIIQAPPGAGKSTLLPLTLLDEPWLKGKKIIMLEPRRLATKTIAQRMASMTDTKLGDLIGYRIRFESAISANTRLEVITEGILTRMLHSDNALEDVGMVIFDEFHERNLHSEVALALCREVQQVLRPDLRILLMSATIDANVLSGLLKSKVIESKGRQYPVDIHYLNEVDQYAIGEDAARQIIPLTKIHEGDFLVFLPGQGEIRKAQEILRKALPDDLVLPLYGQLSPGDQNRAIMPHPSGKRKIVLSTDIAETSLTIEGVKVVVDSGFAKSSRFDARSGLSRLVLHRISKDSADQRSGRAGRLTAGHSYRLWTKTIQNQLLEYRTPELMEADLTGLVLDMKAWGKQDIRSMTWLTPPPAGTLALAEKTLESIEAIVGGELTPHGREVHQLPTHPRIAHMLINAEEIDQLGLATDIAAILDERDPLGPDAGVDLNLRIEALRRFRQHNVSIPRIKKIEKMAASYRRMFSIQPENGSVDPWQTGLLLAYAYPERIAAARPGNNAQFQLANGKIAQIGHKDDLAHESWLAVAHVDAREGMGKIWMAAPINPKDLAPMLKSKEVLKWDRKKGGLQAHSEIRIGSIILGTRPLAKYSEGDVTEAIMEAIREEGEYLLDFNEEVEQLILRVQSLKQWNPEQQWPDWSVADLCEKPETWIEPYLKGIQKNDEFKKLNISQILLHSLDFEQQKDLDQLAPATIDVPSGSKIKLTYRSGNVPLLSVRLQELFGLLETPTVNDGKVNVLIEMLSPGYKPVQLTQDLKSFWKNGYFEVKKELKRRYPKHEWPEDPISAEAVRGVKRKY; this comes from the coding sequence ATGCTTCAGAATTTTGACCCTACATCCTTTGATCTACCGGTAGCGGAGATAATCCCACAGGTAAAATCCCAACTCACCGCCGCCAACTCCCTGATCATACAGGCTCCTCCGGGTGCCGGAAAGAGTACTCTTTTACCATTAACTCTCCTGGATGAGCCTTGGCTGAAAGGCAAAAAAATAATCATGCTGGAGCCCCGACGATTGGCTACAAAGACCATAGCCCAGCGGATGGCTTCTATGACTGACACCAAGTTAGGCGATCTGATAGGTTATAGAATACGCTTTGAATCTGCCATTTCTGCAAATACCCGCCTTGAAGTGATTACAGAAGGGATCCTGACCCGCATGCTCCATTCAGACAATGCACTGGAAGATGTAGGAATGGTGATTTTTGATGAGTTTCATGAGAGAAATCTTCATTCCGAAGTAGCACTTGCGCTCTGTAGAGAGGTGCAGCAGGTATTGAGACCTGATCTGAGAATCCTGCTCATGTCTGCCACAATAGATGCAAACGTGCTGTCAGGCCTATTGAAATCCAAGGTCATCGAAAGCAAAGGAAGACAATATCCAGTAGACATACATTACCTGAATGAGGTAGATCAATACGCCATCGGGGAAGATGCCGCAAGGCAGATTATTCCGCTTACCAAAATCCACGAGGGTGACTTTCTTGTGTTTCTACCCGGACAGGGGGAAATCCGAAAAGCCCAGGAGATTCTACGGAAAGCACTGCCTGATGATTTGGTTTTGCCATTGTACGGACAACTTTCACCAGGAGATCAGAACAGGGCTATTATGCCCCATCCCTCCGGGAAGCGAAAAATTGTACTTTCCACAGATATAGCCGAGACATCCCTTACAATAGAAGGGGTGAAAGTCGTGGTGGATTCTGGCTTTGCCAAATCCAGCCGATTTGATGCCAGATCAGGTTTGTCACGGTTAGTATTGCATAGGATCAGCAAGGATTCTGCAGATCAAAGATCAGGAAGGGCAGGTCGGTTGACCGCTGGTCATAGCTATAGACTTTGGACTAAAACTATACAAAACCAATTGCTCGAATACCGTACTCCTGAATTGATGGAAGCGGATCTTACAGGGCTGGTTCTGGATATGAAAGCCTGGGGTAAACAGGACATCCGCTCCATGACCTGGCTTACGCCTCCTCCTGCCGGCACGTTGGCTTTGGCTGAAAAAACACTGGAATCCATAGAAGCTATCGTCGGGGGCGAATTGACGCCTCATGGTCGGGAAGTGCATCAACTTCCCACCCACCCCCGTATAGCCCACATGCTCATCAATGCGGAAGAAATCGATCAGTTAGGTTTGGCTACAGATATAGCAGCTATACTAGATGAGCGGGATCCTCTTGGGCCTGATGCGGGTGTGGATTTGAATTTAAGAATAGAGGCACTTCGGCGATTCCGGCAACACAACGTGAGTATTCCTAGAATAAAAAAAATCGAAAAGATGGCTGCCTCCTATAGGCGGATGTTTTCTATACAACCGGAAAACGGCTCCGTAGATCCCTGGCAAACCGGTCTGCTCCTTGCTTATGCGTATCCTGAACGTATCGCTGCTGCACGTCCCGGCAACAATGCCCAGTTTCAACTTGCCAATGGTAAGATCGCCCAGATTGGGCATAAGGATGATTTAGCCCATGAATCCTGGCTTGCTGTAGCGCATGTGGATGCCCGTGAAGGTATGGGCAAAATCTGGATGGCTGCTCCTATCAACCCCAAGGATCTGGCTCCTATGCTGAAATCCAAGGAAGTGCTGAAGTGGGACAGAAAAAAAGGCGGCCTTCAGGCTCATTCTGAGATCCGGATTGGATCCATTATCCTAGGCACGAGACCCCTGGCCAAATACTCAGAGGGAGATGTGACGGAGGCTATAATGGAAGCTATCCGGGAAGAAGGAGAATATTTACTGGATTTCAATGAAGAGGTGGAGCAACTGATCTTGCGAGTGCAATCTCTGAAACAATGGAATCCTGAGCAGCAATGGCCGGACTGGTCTGTGGCTGATCTCTGCGAAAAACCCGAAACCTGGATAGAACCTTACCTAAAGGGGATTCAGAAAAATGATGAATTCAAGAAGTTGAATATCAGTCAAATATTACTGCATTCTCTTGATTTTGAGCAACAAAAGGATTTGGATCAGCTAGCACCTGCTACAATTGATGTACCATCAGGAAGTAAAATCAAACTTACGTATAGAAGCGGAAATGTACCCCTTCTTTCTGTACGACTCCAGGAATTATTTGGTCTGCTGGAAACCCCAACAGTAAACGATGGGAAAGTTAACGTGCTGATAGAAATGCTTTCTCCGGGATATAAACCGGTTCAGCTTACCCAAGACTTAAAAAGCTTTTGGAAGAATGGCTATTTCGAAGTGAAAAAGGAACTGAAAAGGCGCTATCCTAAGCATGAATGGCCTGAAGATCCCATTAGTGCTGAGGCGGTTAGAGGAGTAAAAAGGAAGTATTGA
- a CDS encoding DUF1330 domain-containing protein, producing MSKYIDANQEAGKRFYQNFYDKGKVVMLNLLRFRKIADYTSLERIKPIDEISGEEAYQLYLTGILPALEKAGSQIIYYGKSKNFLIGPDLEVWDAVLLMEHVSVSKFMEFAQQEEYLKFAGHRTAALEDSRLLPSHGIKNYT from the coding sequence ATGAGTAAATACATTGACGCAAATCAGGAAGCGGGGAAAAGGTTCTACCAAAACTTCTATGATAAAGGAAAAGTGGTAATGCTGAATTTATTAAGGTTTAGAAAAATTGCCGATTATACAAGTTTGGAAAGGATAAAACCTATTGATGAAATCAGTGGGGAAGAAGCTTATCAATTGTATCTGACCGGCATCTTACCTGCATTGGAAAAGGCGGGAAGCCAGATCATCTATTATGGGAAGTCAAAAAATTTTCTAATAGGGCCTGATTTGGAAGTATGGGATGCTGTTTTGTTGATGGAACATGTGTCTGTATCAAAGTTTATGGAATTTGCCCAACAAGAAGAATACTTAAAATTTGCTGGACACCGGACTGCTGCATTAGAGGATTCTAGATTATTACCGAGTCATGGAATAAAGAACTATACCTAA
- a CDS encoding thioredoxin family protein, with the protein MRKIALPLLFLCISLATYPSKAFGQQKEIDWISFEELDTRLDQDPKKVLIYFYTDWCTYCRKMEKEVFTNPEIVDLINNQYLAVKFDAESKENVVFDGTTFRNTGPDNALNKSLHELAVLLALNHGQFTPPVIIILESDFSLNARYLEYLHSEKLKKILAY; encoded by the coding sequence ATGCGAAAAATAGCTCTTCCTCTCTTATTCCTTTGCATCTCCCTGGCCACTTACCCGAGTAAAGCTTTTGGGCAACAAAAGGAAATTGACTGGATTAGCTTTGAAGAACTCGATACTAGACTAGATCAGGATCCAAAAAAAGTCCTGATCTACTTTTACACAGATTGGTGCACCTACTGCCGAAAGATGGAAAAGGAAGTATTTACAAATCCTGAGATAGTAGATCTGATAAACAATCAGTACTTAGCCGTGAAATTCGACGCAGAATCTAAAGAGAATGTGGTTTTTGATGGCACTACTTTTCGCAATACAGGGCCTGACAACGCCCTAAACAAAAGCCTACATGAGCTAGCTGTGCTGTTGGCTCTAAATCACGGACAATTTACTCCCCCAGTAATTATAATTCTTGAAAGTGATTTCAGCCTCAATGCTCGCTACCTTGAGTACCTGCATAGCGAGAAGCTCAAGAAGATTTTAGCTTATTAA
- a CDS encoding TonB-dependent receptor: MRKLFIVLFLLISTSLYSQESGTLTGKVISRGAPVSFANIYIEILSIGTNANIDGEFILENIPPGKHTFQVRLLGYQTQKITRTIQSGKNDFLEVNLPEDNLDLGETVVSATRYNLDRSEAPVVVNVLSNKIFKATQSISISEGLNYQPGLRMETNCQNCGFTQVRMNGLDGAYSQILVNSRAVFSALNSVYGLDQIPTNMVERIEVVRSGGSALFGSNAIAGTINIITKDPVENLWEIGSNFAVIGGEAADNSVNFNGSFVSEDLSNGVTFYGMTRRREGYDHNDDGFTELPLLENFVIGTKFYVKPSDRSKLTVDLNAVKEYRRGGNALDLPPPFTDITEELDHKTFIAGATYDLFSKNKLSKTSVYISSQNTSRKSFYGGLGGGRTKQDSTTAANAYGDTDDIALVGGVQFSRSLNNNDMVVMGIENQFSKVDDEIKGYDRKINQQVNSVGLYGQYEWKPVTNFTALIGGRYDYVSVEGNYGISTIQRTSELSTGVFSPRFTMMVDITPSVQFRGGYARGFRAPQAFNEDLHVSSVGGEPQFVILSEDLETEFSNAYSGSFNITRNFGNTQVNLLLEGFYTALKNPFTIVSAGSILTNGSILSEVQNGSGARVAGGNFQLSASPSRQFTFVTSATFQRSQYVEPQTLFSPEESDEDEQEVVTSDFVRSPNSYGYFTSIWSPSEKFGIDLTGTYTGSMIVPLVVSESGFMELRDSPSFFDLNLKFSYHLHLSKSLNITLSTGVQNMFNSYQNDFQVGATRDSDYIYGPAKPRTFFVGLTLGNGK; encoded by the coding sequence ATGCGAAAGCTTTTCATAGTGCTGTTTTTATTGATCAGTACATCACTTTATTCTCAAGAATCCGGTACACTCACAGGCAAGGTCATTTCCAGAGGTGCCCCAGTATCATTTGCCAATATTTATATCGAAATCCTCTCCATAGGGACTAATGCCAATATAGATGGTGAATTTATCCTGGAAAATATTCCACCCGGGAAACACACCTTTCAGGTTCGCCTCCTTGGCTACCAGACACAGAAAATCACCAGAACTATTCAGTCAGGAAAGAATGACTTCCTCGAAGTAAATTTACCTGAAGACAACCTGGACTTGGGTGAAACTGTGGTAAGTGCCACACGCTATAATCTGGATCGCAGTGAAGCCCCGGTGGTAGTGAATGTATTGAGCAATAAGATATTCAAGGCGACACAATCCATATCCATTTCAGAGGGACTTAACTACCAGCCCGGGCTGCGGATGGAGACCAACTGCCAAAACTGCGGTTTTACCCAGGTAAGGATGAACGGACTGGACGGGGCGTATTCCCAGATTCTGGTCAACAGCAGAGCGGTCTTCAGCGCACTGAACAGCGTCTATGGACTGGATCAGATCCCTACCAATATGGTGGAGCGTATTGAGGTAGTCCGAAGCGGTGGATCAGCGCTTTTTGGATCCAATGCAATCGCCGGAACCATTAATATCATCACCAAAGACCCAGTGGAAAACCTTTGGGAAATAGGGTCAAATTTTGCCGTGATCGGTGGAGAAGCAGCTGATAACAGTGTGAACTTCAACGGATCTTTCGTGAGTGAGGATCTGAGCAATGGTGTGACTTTCTACGGAATGACCCGAAGAAGGGAGGGCTACGATCACAATGATGATGGCTTCACAGAACTACCTCTTTTGGAAAATTTCGTCATCGGCACCAAGTTCTATGTGAAACCCTCAGACCGATCTAAACTGACGGTAGATCTGAATGCTGTAAAGGAATACAGACGTGGAGGAAACGCCTTGGACCTTCCCCCACCCTTTACTGATATCACAGAGGAACTAGACCATAAAACCTTTATAGCCGGAGCTACTTATGACCTTTTCAGCAAAAACAAACTAAGTAAAACATCTGTATATATCTCTTCCCAAAACACTTCACGAAAAAGTTTTTATGGAGGCCTGGGTGGAGGCAGAACCAAGCAAGACAGCACTACCGCTGCGAATGCTTACGGAGACACGGATGACATCGCATTGGTGGGGGGAGTTCAGTTTTCCAGAAGCCTCAACAACAACGATATGGTAGTGATGGGAATTGAAAATCAATTCAGTAAAGTAGATGATGAAATAAAAGGGTATGACAGGAAAATTAATCAGCAGGTAAACAGCGTGGGATTATACGGACAATACGAGTGGAAACCTGTGACCAACTTCACCGCATTGATCGGAGGCCGATATGACTATGTTTCCGTGGAAGGGAATTATGGCATCTCCACAATCCAGAGGACATCCGAGCTTTCTACTGGCGTATTCAGCCCCAGGTTTACTATGATGGTGGACATTACTCCATCAGTACAGTTTAGAGGAGGATATGCGCGCGGCTTTAGAGCTCCTCAAGCATTCAATGAAGATCTTCACGTCTCTTCTGTAGGCGGGGAGCCTCAGTTTGTCATTCTCTCTGAGGATCTGGAAACAGAATTTTCCAATGCCTACTCCGGATCATTCAATATCACTAGGAACTTTGGAAACACTCAGGTCAATTTACTTTTGGAAGGATTCTACACAGCCTTGAAAAACCCGTTTACGATCGTAAGCGCAGGGTCTATTTTAACAAATGGCTCTATCTTGAGTGAAGTACAGAATGGTAGCGGGGCGAGAGTTGCCGGAGGAAATTTCCAACTCAGTGCGTCACCCTCAAGACAGTTTACTTTTGTAACCAGCGCTACCTTCCAACGCTCTCAATATGTAGAGCCTCAGACATTATTCAGTCCTGAGGAATCCGATGAGGATGAACAGGAAGTAGTTACCTCGGACTTTGTGAGATCCCCTAATTCCTACGGGTATTTTACCAGTATTTGGAGTCCCTCAGAAAAGTTCGGGATAGATCTGACTGGAACTTACACCGGGTCTATGATTGTGCCCCTAGTGGTGTCTGAGTCGGGATTTATGGAATTGAGAGACTCACCTTCCTTTTTCGACTTGAACCTAAAATTCTCTTATCATCTCCATCTTTCCAAAAGCCTGAATATAACACTAAGTACAGGTGTTCAAAATATGTTCAACAGCTATCAGAATGACTTCCAGGTCGGGGCAACAAGGGATTCAGATTACATCTATGGGCCTGCTAAACCCCGTACATTCTTTGTGGGTTTAACTCTCGGAAACGGAAAATAA
- a CDS encoding alkaline phosphatase has product MNRRKFFQRGSLLAVGSSLLNPFGANATPSFLPKKSPKTAKNIIIVVSDGMSTGTLNMADIHLSRKTGLNSNWIQLYQENLVSRGLMDMASASSIVTDSAAASSSWGSGERIRNGSLNVSTKGEDLLPIWQKFKKAGKMAGCVTTVPITHATPAGFCVSSKSRNSQEEIAEKYLEQRFDIMMGGGKGYFSADSRADKKDLLEAYRQAGFEVLLSKADLNSAKLDKPVLGVFQNDALPYSLDRENNKELKESTPSLAEMTEKAIEKMKNHPKGFVLQVEAGKVDWAAHANDIGGLLYDQLAHDEALKVAIDFAKKDGNTLVIATTDHGNANPGLIYGSGVNANFDTLNTFKHTNEWILNGIGEETSVSQVNDRVEYATGYQLTKEEGQELLGYYSSLEIEEGVYNPRHLPFKLLSEIQQKRNSVGWISMDHSADYVEIAMYGPGSELLTPFIKNTDLHFLMLKAAEVENKF; this is encoded by the coding sequence ATGAACCGTAGAAAATTCTTCCAGCGAGGATCACTACTCGCAGTAGGCTCTTCCTTACTTAACCCATTTGGTGCCAATGCGACTCCTTCTTTTTTGCCGAAAAAAAGTCCAAAAACCGCCAAAAATATCATAATCGTGGTGAGTGATGGTATGAGCACAGGCACTCTTAATATGGCTGATATCCACTTAAGCCGGAAAACCGGGTTAAACAGTAACTGGATCCAGCTGTATCAGGAAAATTTGGTAAGCAGAGGGTTGATGGATATGGCATCCGCAAGCTCTATTGTCACTGATTCCGCAGCGGCAAGTTCTTCCTGGGGCAGTGGAGAGCGCATCAGAAATGGATCTTTGAACGTCAGTACTAAAGGTGAAGATCTGCTCCCCATCTGGCAGAAGTTCAAAAAGGCGGGAAAGATGGCAGGATGTGTCACCACTGTGCCAATCACCCATGCTACTCCGGCAGGTTTCTGTGTTTCGAGCAAATCCCGAAATAGCCAGGAAGAAATTGCTGAGAAATATCTGGAGCAGCGATTCGATATAATGATGGGTGGGGGAAAAGGTTATTTTTCCGCTGATTCAAGAGCTGATAAAAAGGATTTGTTGGAGGCCTATCGGCAGGCGGGATTTGAAGTACTACTATCCAAAGCGGATTTAAACTCCGCAAAATTAGACAAGCCTGTGCTGGGGGTATTCCAGAATGATGCCTTGCCTTATTCCCTTGATCGTGAAAACAATAAGGAACTGAAAGAAAGTACACCTAGCTTGGCTGAGATGACTGAAAAGGCCATAGAGAAAATGAAGAACCACCCAAAGGGATTTGTGCTTCAAGTAGAGGCAGGCAAAGTGGATTGGGCAGCGCATGCCAATGACATAGGAGGCTTGCTTTATGATCAGCTGGCGCATGATGAAGCATTGAAGGTGGCCATTGATTTTGCAAAAAAAGATGGCAATACCTTGGTAATAGCTACCACGGATCACGGTAACGCAAATCCAGGGTTGATTTACGGCTCAGGTGTCAATGCCAATTTTGATACACTGAATACCTTCAAGCACACTAACGAATGGATTCTGAATGGAATAGGGGAGGAAACCTCAGTATCCCAGGTAAATGACCGGGTGGAGTATGCGACGGGTTATCAGCTTACGAAGGAGGAAGGTCAGGAACTGCTAGGATATTATTCTTCTCTTGAAATAGAAGAGGGAGTGTACAATCCAAGACATCTTCCATTCAAGCTCCTAAGTGAAATCCAGCAGAAGAGAAACTCGGTGGGATGGATCAGTATGGATCATTCAGCCGACTATGTGGAAATAGCGATGTATGGTCCCGGTAGTGAATTGCTGACACCATTCATCAAAAACACAGACCTGCACTTCTTGATGCTCAAGGCTGCGGAAGTAGAAAACAAGTTTTAG
- a CDS encoding GTP-binding protein: protein MNSTRIKVYLLTGFLGAGKTTVLNRFLEAKKDENNIVIENEFGKVSIDSHLVSSSYDSLFELNNGCICCTLDDELAEVLASIIRSETRPDNVFIEASGVADPGGIAAIFTQNEVAVFFDLQQILCVVDATCIEDWAEEIPEINRQLAAADVIVLNKKSSVSSTYLIRLIKLLRKINSLADILPVDQGMLPMETFDKGKSQWNPLKQLKWSENVSEHPLKSFLLEFNTPFNKEMLINQLTMTLFISYHQIYRIKGLVWCQDEKLPVIIQSHGKQVNFSLTTGDKAIEFPISQVVVIGKGLQRNSLEKLFKRVFSPKYISISSS from the coding sequence ATGAATTCAACCAGAATAAAGGTATATCTACTAACAGGCTTCCTGGGAGCGGGCAAAACTACCGTTTTGAACCGCTTCCTAGAAGCTAAAAAAGATGAAAACAATATTGTCATAGAGAATGAATTCGGGAAAGTCTCCATTGATTCCCATTTGGTATCATCCTCATATGATTCACTTTTTGAGCTGAACAACGGCTGCATCTGCTGTACATTGGATGATGAACTGGCAGAAGTGCTTGCATCTATCATCCGCTCGGAAACCAGGCCGGACAATGTATTCATCGAAGCCTCTGGTGTAGCTGATCCCGGAGGGATAGCCGCAATCTTCACCCAAAATGAAGTAGCGGTTTTTTTTGACCTCCAACAAATTCTATGTGTAGTTGATGCTACCTGCATAGAAGATTGGGCAGAAGAAATCCCTGAAATCAACCGGCAATTGGCAGCTGCGGATGTAATTGTCTTGAATAAAAAATCATCTGTCTCCAGTACCTACCTGATCAGGCTAATCAAACTTTTAAGAAAAATAAATTCCCTGGCAGATATACTTCCTGTGGATCAGGGAATGCTTCCGATGGAGACTTTTGACAAAGGAAAAAGTCAATGGAATCCCCTAAAACAACTAAAATGGAGCGAAAATGTCTCAGAACATCCCTTAAAAAGTTTTTTGCTGGAATTTAATACGCCCTTCAATAAGGAGATGCTTATCAATCAGCTCACAATGACTTTGTTCATAAGCTATCATCAGATCTACCGCATTAAAGGGTTGGTGTGGTGCCAGGATGAAAAACTACCTGTAATCATACAATCTCACGGAAAACAGGTGAATTTTTCTCTTACTACAGGCGATAAAGCTATTGAATTTCCAATTTCCCAAGTGGTAGTAATAGGAAAAGGTCTTCAGCGAAACTCGCTTGAAAAACTATTCAAGCGAGTTTTTTCGCCAAAGTACATCTCTATTTCATCTTCCTGA